CTATTTCTCCACCGTTTGACCATAGTGAACGGACGGTCCCTAAAATCGCCAATCACTGTAATAGTTGtattatattttattataataTCTATAGCTCATTataaaattttaaattttgaatttgacatACGAATCACCAATCTTAAACGGTTGTTTTCCCTCAAACATAGGTCAAGAAGGCCTAATTGTTCTTCCCAGTACACTAACACACATATTTACGATTATTTGCATTTTGGAAACTTCGAATGGAACTAAAAATATGAATCATCAATCTTAAAAGTTGTTTTGTCCAAACAATTGGTCAAAACGCTAATAAAACCCCCCAATTCATCGCTAGGAAAATTTAAGGGTTTTACTAGATTTTATGACTTTTGGACATTTTGGATTTTAAACTGAAGAAATGATAAACCAATCCTGAAAAGTCGTTTTCTCCTATCCACTAGGCAAAAGGATCTAAGACTTTCCCCAATGGGAACAGTTATGATAATTTTTAGAAACTTTGAATTTTATGTTGAAAACATGTATGAGTAACTCAAACAATTGTTTCTCTCAAAACTTTTCTATTTCATTACTGACATTTGTGATTTGCAAGatttttatatttttctaaaaACATGGAACTTTGAGCTAATTTCTTTGAATAAGCGACCTAACAACATTTTTCTGCACGTGGATTATTCATGTGAAAAGTTTCCAAGCTGTTGTGCCCACCTATAGAAAGCCACAAGTACCAGCCCAGTATGTTAATGTGTTTCGAAGACTGTGAAGTTGGTATAAACACTCCATTTGAATTAGTTATGTAAGTAAAAAAATCTTTAAAATCTGTAGTTTTGCCAAAAAGCAGAACTTTTTTTTGGAAATTTAATTTAAATGTGTGCAGAAAATCATGAATAATAAATACATAGGAATGAATTGAGAATATAGTGACGTGCAGCGCAACACATCACACTTAATTAAAATTAGTGTGTGCTCCCCGATATTTAGCTCAAGTTTGAACTGCATATATACCGGGGCAGCACACAAATTTTACATTCAATCCAAACAGGCCTAAATATGTCAATCCGCAGCTagaagataaataaataggtacatCAGTACTCTAGTAGTAATTTGGTGAAATGGTGTAGACACCCGAATGAATTAGTCAACATTCAAACAAcaacagataaataaataggtccaTCAGCCTGCATATCACCGTGGAGACACCAGGAGCCATGGCGTGGCGTCCAGGAAGAGCTCTTCGCCACTCGTCAGCGCGCCCTGGGTCGCCGGGACTCCCGCACGGCCGCCGCCTTGGCCTTGGTCTCGGCGAGCTCGGCCTTCACCTTGCGCAGCTCCGCCCGCAGCTCGTCGGCGTCCCTCAGCCTCTCCTCGAGCTCCAGAGCGTAGCCCAGCGAGAACGCCACCTCGTTCGCTGTCTACAGGACAAGGTCCAGACCGGCATCGGCATGCATGTGTGTCAGTCCAGACTCCAGATCAACAAACAAATCATGCTGGAATCGAATGCTCAGCAAGCGCATGGATGATTCGTAAGTAAATTCACCTCACCTGGAGCAGCGACACGTAGCTCGAGGCGACGACGTCGGCCGGCCTGGACGCCGCGTGCTCGCGCTGCCGCTCCGGCGTGACGATGCCCTGCAGCAGCTGCCTCGCCGCCTTCCAGCCGCTCGTGTCCCCGTCGTCGCAGCCGTGGTGTTGCTTCCCGTGTTTGGCCGTGGTGGTGGTCCGTGCCTTCCGGAGATGCGGGGAGAAGCCCGGCGGGAAAGAGAGATATCCCGACGCTGAGCTCTCGCCGTTTGCATGGTGCTCCGGCCGCTTCCGCTTCTTCTCTTTTCGGGACCACGACGGCGCACTGGGCGACGGCGCATCGCAGTCCGGCTCGCTCTTCACCGTGGACTCCTCCGCTGGCGCGTGCGCCGCTCTTTTCAGAAGTTCACCTTGAGGAGTAGGCGTCGCCGTCGGCGGTGAGAGTGCCCCGATGATCTTGGCCGCGGCCAAGTTGCTGTCGCGGAGATACGCCGTGAGATCGATCGGGGAACCACCGCGAGCGCGCAGCACGCTCGCCGCCACG
This portion of the Triticum dicoccoides isolate Atlit2015 ecotype Zavitan chromosome 7A, WEW_v2.0, whole genome shotgun sequence genome encodes:
- the LOC119333010 gene encoding uncharacterized protein LOC119333010, which codes for MAFSSPTSSSWSPEHAKPTRFRAPPTERAHDGGDEEDDDVSPWRDASRVRSVEALRAICRKYSIPNGFTPLLAGDRSARAPPPPGSVCMFVDALEAGMRLPLHPFFGVVLDHFGIAPAQLAPNGWRALAGFVVLSHFAGTPPSLPVFRHFFSLVAFPHRLYSLRGKDAAGAGLLFRPTKAKNAGWKEEFFFMSSSSAPWPCPVQWGRPFRSATSDPSLTGPEKAVAASVLRARGGSPIDLTAYLRDSNLAAAKIIGALSPPTATPTPQGELLKRAAHAPAEESTVKSEPDCDAPSPSAPSWSRKEKKRKRPEHHANGESSASGYLSFPPGFSPHLRKARTTTTAKHGKQHHGCDDGDTSGWKAARQLLQGIVTPERQREHAASRPADVVASSYVSLLQTANEVAFSLGYALELEERLRDADELRAELRKVKAELAETKAKAAAVRESRRPRAR